One Aquisediminimonas profunda genomic region harbors:
- the bamA gene encoding outer membrane protein assembly factor BamA has protein sequence MTANKAYHFGRGTIAVLLLGSALPAIAQSTAPASAQQPAAPSLPPVNGGTIKSINVTGSQRLEPDTVRSYIQLRAGGPYTTESLDQAIRDLFETELFTDVQIRDDNGNLTIEVKENPVINRIILEGNKRLKEDKINKEIKLAPRQIFTRSKVRADVARIVELYRRQGRFAANVEPKMVMLDQNRVDIVYEISEGPKSKVQQINILGNEKFSDGKLRGEMATKQARITRLLSSGSSYDPDKLAYDQAKLRQFYLTNGYADFRVVSAVAELTPDKKDFILTYVIEEGERYKFGDVSVESELRDYKPQAEKLAIKKGNFYNAKLVEDTVDSLTEAAGLFGYAFAEVNPEFDRDKESKTMNLVIKVSDAPRVYVERIDINGNTNTQDKVVRREFRVAEGDAFNSFQVKRSSDRIQSLGFFQEKLEIEQKQGSAPDRIILEANVEEQSTGELQLSAGFSSIERFIINASIRQRNFRGKGQELRASVNYSTFSKSVELGFTEPYLFDKNIALGGDIFRRDYNSFNFVNNSRNTTYQQLTTGFQVRVGVPLTEFWSFAGRYGLSLDDVTLDRQQFFFNGQCDPLLAGRFLCDAIGKRTTSSIGYSLVFDNLNNRLRPSAGQRAVFSQDFAGLGGSVKYLRTRFDADKYWKVLGNFIFSVGFEAGYVLPFGSDRGAGVDKVRLTDRFFLGEPEMRGFDIRGVGPRVQRQRYDITTGKLVTDRNQITDDALGGRAYYKGRLELEIPLGSGAKSLGIRPSVFMDVGSVFGVRRPNLTTLANFTDPSDNRIKFQCRNTTTGATTFATLQTPTSPPSATNQYTVCPTTTTPFAPFNEQFFGDTWKPRLSVGFGFNWKSPFGPFRIDIAKALLKQPGDDTKLFTFNVGTQF, from the coding sequence GTGACTGCAAACAAGGCGTATCATTTCGGCCGCGGGACCATTGCCGTGCTCTTGCTGGGTTCGGCACTGCCGGCCATAGCCCAATCCACCGCGCCTGCATCCGCGCAACAACCTGCTGCGCCGTCGCTGCCACCGGTCAATGGCGGCACGATCAAGTCGATCAACGTGACAGGGTCGCAGCGCCTCGAGCCAGACACGGTGCGCTCCTACATCCAGCTTCGCGCTGGCGGTCCGTATACGACCGAGTCGTTGGACCAGGCGATTCGGGATCTATTCGAAACCGAATTGTTCACTGACGTCCAGATCCGCGATGACAACGGCAATCTGACGATTGAAGTCAAAGAGAATCCAGTGATCAATCGCATCATCCTTGAAGGCAACAAGCGTCTCAAGGAAGACAAGATCAACAAGGAAATCAAGCTCGCGCCGCGACAGATATTTACGCGTTCCAAGGTACGGGCCGATGTCGCACGCATTGTCGAACTTTATCGCCGGCAAGGACGTTTCGCGGCAAACGTTGAACCCAAGATGGTCATGTTGGACCAGAACCGGGTCGATATTGTCTATGAGATTTCAGAAGGACCGAAATCCAAGGTCCAGCAAATCAACATTCTGGGCAATGAAAAATTCAGCGACGGGAAGCTTCGTGGCGAAATGGCCACAAAGCAGGCTCGGATAACGCGGCTCCTTTCATCTGGCTCAAGCTATGATCCCGACAAACTGGCGTATGACCAAGCAAAGCTCCGGCAATTCTACCTGACAAACGGTTATGCCGACTTCCGTGTTGTGTCGGCCGTAGCCGAACTGACGCCCGACAAGAAGGACTTCATCCTCACCTATGTGATCGAAGAAGGCGAACGCTATAAATTTGGCGATGTTTCCGTCGAAAGTGAATTGCGGGATTATAAGCCCCAGGCTGAAAAGCTCGCGATCAAGAAGGGCAATTTCTATAACGCAAAGCTCGTCGAGGATACTGTCGACAGCTTGACCGAAGCTGCCGGACTTTTCGGATATGCGTTTGCTGAAGTGAATCCTGAGTTCGATCGCGACAAAGAATCGAAGACGATGAACCTCGTCATCAAGGTCAGCGATGCGCCTCGCGTTTATGTCGAGCGAATCGACATCAACGGGAATACGAACACGCAGGACAAGGTGGTTCGTCGAGAGTTCCGTGTTGCCGAGGGCGACGCGTTTAACAGTTTCCAGGTCAAGCGTTCTTCCGACCGCATCCAGTCGCTCGGATTTTTCCAGGAAAAGCTCGAGATTGAACAGAAACAGGGATCGGCGCCTGACCGAATTATCCTTGAAGCCAATGTCGAAGAACAATCCACAGGCGAACTGCAGTTGTCTGCGGGATTCTCATCAATCGAGCGATTCATCATCAACGCCTCGATCCGGCAGCGGAATTTCCGTGGCAAGGGTCAGGAACTTCGTGCCAGCGTCAACTACTCGACTTTCTCGAAATCTGTCGAACTCGGGTTTACCGAACCCTATTTGTTCGACAAGAATATTGCACTTGGCGGTGATATTTTCCGTAGGGATTACAACAGCTTCAACTTTGTAAATAACAGCCGGAACACCACTTATCAGCAGCTCACGACCGGTTTCCAGGTTCGGGTTGGTGTGCCGCTAACTGAATTCTGGTCATTTGCGGGCCGGTATGGCCTCAGCCTTGATGACGTTACTCTGGACAGGCAGCAGTTCTTCTTCAATGGGCAGTGCGATCCACTCCTTGCAGGGCGCTTCCTGTGCGACGCCATTGGTAAGCGCACGACCTCGTCCATTGGCTACAGCCTCGTATTTGATAACCTCAACAACCGCCTGCGTCCCAGTGCGGGCCAGCGAGCAGTGTTCAGCCAGGATTTCGCGGGCCTTGGTGGCAGCGTCAAATATCTGCGCACGCGATTTGACGCTGACAAATATTGGAAAGTTCTGGGCAATTTCATTTTCTCCGTCGGTTTTGAAGCGGGCTATGTCCTGCCCTTCGGTTCCGACCGTGGGGCTGGCGTCGACAAGGTTCGCTTGACGGACCGGTTCTTCCTCGGAGAACCCGAAATGCGGGGCTTTGATATTCGAGGTGTCGGGCCAAGGGTTCAAAGGCAGCGCTATGACATAACCACCGGCAAACTTGTTACGGATCGCAACCAGATTACCGATGATGCCTTGGGTGGCCGCGCCTATTACAAAGGCAGACTGGAACTCGAGATTCCGCTGGGGTCCGGGGCCAAAAGCCTTGGAATTCGGCCATCGGTGTTCATGGATGTTGGCTCGGTCTTTGGGGTACGCCGCCCCAACTTGACGACATTGGCGAATTTCACAGATCCGTCCGACAACCGGATCAAGTTCCAGTGCCGTAATACGACGACTGGCGCGACGACATTTGCCACATTGCAGACGCCCACTTCGCCGCCATCTGCAACAAATCAATACACTGTTTGCCCCACTACGACGACGCCCTTTGCTCCCTTCAACGAGCAGTTCTTCGGCGATACGTGGAAGCCGCGCCTGTCCGTCGGCTTTGGCTTCAACTGGAAATCACCCTTCGGTCCGTTCAGGATTGATATAGCCAAGGCTCTGTTAAAGCAGCCTGGGGATGATACGAAATTGTTCACATTCAATGTAGGAACCCAATTCTGA
- the rpmE gene encoding 50S ribosomal protein L31 — translation MKKDIHPDYHMIKVQMTDGTVFETRSTWGKEGDLMTLDIDPLAHPAWTGGRGQMLDTGGQVARFNKRFGGLTLKKG, via the coding sequence GTGAAAAAAGACATTCATCCCGATTATCATATGATCAAGGTGCAGATGACCGATGGCACCGTGTTCGAGACGCGCTCGACATGGGGCAAGGAAGGCGATCTGATGACACTCGATATTGATCCACTTGCGCATCCTGCTTGGACCGGTGGTCGCGGCCAGATGCTTGACACAGGCGGCCAGGTTGCCCGTTTCAACAAGCGTTTTGGCGGTTTGACCCTGAAAAAGGGCTAA
- a CDS encoding OmpH family outer membrane protein yields the protein MKTTFKFALLAAAPVIAAVALPAIASAQAVSNVAVVDLEEAVSKSNAYNTAISQIKVTYKAQIDAADARAKALTAELQPLAAAYQAAAKAPSAAQNQAALQQQLATLQQREQAANVEVSKLSAPVALARAYVLEQIQMKLEAAVNSAMAKKRINVVLQPQAVIKVLPAADITNDVLAELNVSVPSVSITPPAGWQPGQAGAGQAPAQAQPQGR from the coding sequence ATGAAAACAACATTCAAGTTTGCCCTTTTGGCAGCAGCTCCTGTCATCGCAGCGGTCGCGCTCCCGGCGATTGCGTCGGCTCAGGCCGTCAGCAACGTTGCAGTCGTCGATCTTGAAGAGGCAGTCTCCAAGTCGAACGCGTACAACACGGCCATTAGCCAGATCAAAGTCACCTACAAGGCCCAGATTGATGCGGCCGATGCCAGGGCAAAGGCGCTGACAGCCGAACTTCAGCCACTTGCAGCGGCATATCAGGCAGCTGCCAAGGCGCCGAGTGCGGCCCAGAACCAGGCTGCTCTGCAGCAACAACTTGCGACACTGCAGCAGCGTGAACAGGCAGCGAATGTCGAGGTGTCCAAGCTCTCGGCACCAGTCGCGCTTGCCCGTGCTTATGTGCTCGAGCAGATTCAGATGAAGCTTGAGGCTGCCGTGAACAGCGCAATGGCCAAGAAGCGCATCAACGTGGTGTTGCAGCCGCAGGCCGTTATCAAGGTTCTGCCAGCTGCCGACATTACGAACGACGTTCTTGCTGAATTGAATGTGTCGGTTCCGAGTGTCAGCATTACGCCACCTGCCGGCTGGCAGCCGGGCCAGGCCGGTGCAGGTCAGGCTCCTGCTCAGGCTCAACCACAGGGTCGGTAG
- the fabZ gene encoding 3-hydroxyacyl-ACP dehydratase FabZ: MSNSDDARPPTGPLDIRAVMAALPHRYPMLLVDRVEEIIPDRSIVAIKAVSINEDFFSGHFPGRPIMPGVLIVEALAQAAGVLAVESLGLVGSGKLVYFMAIEGAKFRSPVEPGCLLRLEVEFVQKRSSVCKFAGRALVDGKVAAEANFTAMIADPPA, encoded by the coding sequence GTGAGCAATAGTGACGATGCGAGGCCGCCAACCGGACCGCTTGATATTCGGGCGGTCATGGCAGCCTTGCCGCACCGTTATCCAATGCTTCTGGTCGACCGTGTCGAGGAGATCATCCCCGACCGGTCGATCGTCGCCATCAAGGCGGTGTCGATCAATGAGGATTTCTTCAGCGGGCACTTCCCGGGGCGCCCGATTATGCCTGGCGTCCTGATTGTCGAAGCCCTGGCACAAGCAGCCGGTGTTCTAGCTGTTGAAAGCCTCGGTCTCGTCGGGTCAGGCAAGCTCGTCTATTTCATGGCAATCGAAGGTGCGAAGTTTCGCTCGCCGGTGGAACCGGGTTGCTTGTTGCGACTTGAGGTCGAATTTGTGCAGAAGCGTTCTAGTGTCTGTAAATTTGCGGGTAGAGCGCTTGTAGACGGCAAAGTCGCGGCAGAGGCTAATTTTACTGCCATGATCGCCGACCCGCCGGCTTGA
- the rseP gene encoding RIP metalloprotease RseP, translating into MTQGPGFIWTVLSFLIAIGPLIFLHELGHYLVARWCGVKADVFSIGFGREVVGWTDKRGTRWKVAWMPLGGYVRFAGDANAASQPDQEWMELPDFERSQVFHAKPVWQRAAITAAGPIVNFLVGFLLLAGLLATFGEMRIPSVVGNVVAGSVADTSGFRPGDRIVSIGDKRIEDFEELYETVYARPRVALDFGILRNGQSMHIVATPAYIETRDTFGNVQRRGSMGITPVAPSHVDIGWQDVPSAALDRTIGVVGSTIDGIGQIIFGNLSAKEMSGPVKMAKYAGQVATLGWVPFVGFVAMVSINLGFINLLPIPMLDGGHLLFYAIEGVIRRPVSPETQDWAFRTGFAVLMTLMLFVTFNDFASLELWHRLSGLIG; encoded by the coding sequence GTGACCCAGGGACCCGGCTTTATCTGGACAGTCCTGTCCTTCCTGATCGCGATCGGGCCGCTGATCTTCCTCCATGAGCTGGGACATTATCTGGTCGCTCGCTGGTGTGGTGTTAAGGCTGACGTCTTTTCGATCGGCTTCGGGCGCGAAGTAGTTGGATGGACCGACAAGCGAGGGACACGCTGGAAAGTGGCGTGGATGCCATTGGGCGGATATGTCCGTTTTGCCGGGGACGCGAATGCAGCGAGCCAACCTGATCAGGAGTGGATGGAACTGCCTGATTTCGAACGCAGCCAAGTTTTTCATGCAAAACCTGTTTGGCAGCGCGCAGCTATTACGGCTGCGGGCCCGATCGTAAACTTTCTCGTTGGCTTTCTGCTTCTTGCAGGCTTGCTTGCAACTTTTGGTGAAATGCGAATTCCAAGCGTGGTTGGAAACGTTGTTGCCGGGTCCGTTGCTGACACAAGCGGCTTTCGACCAGGTGATCGCATCGTTTCAATCGGCGACAAGCGCATCGAAGATTTCGAGGAACTTTACGAGACAGTATACGCTCGGCCTCGCGTTGCGCTAGATTTTGGGATTTTGCGAAATGGGCAATCGATGCACATCGTTGCCACACCGGCCTACATTGAAACCCGGGACACTTTCGGCAATGTGCAGCGTCGCGGCTCCATGGGGATCACGCCTGTCGCGCCAAGTCACGTCGATATTGGCTGGCAAGATGTTCCCAGTGCTGCGCTCGATCGAACAATAGGGGTCGTGGGCTCGACGATCGACGGAATTGGCCAAATCATCTTTGGCAATCTCTCCGCAAAGGAGATGAGCGGACCTGTAAAAATGGCGAAATATGCAGGGCAGGTGGCGACGTTGGGTTGGGTGCCTTTTGTCGGCTTCGTTGCAATGGTTTCCATTAATCTGGGATTCATCAACCTGTTGCCAATCCCGATGCTCGATGGCGGACACTTGTTATTCTATGCAATTGAAGGCGTCATCCGTCGACCGGTCTCTCCTGAGACACAGGATTGGGCATTTCGAACCGGCTTTGCCGTGCTCATGACGCTAATGTTGTTTGTGACTTTCAATGATTTCGCATCATTAGAGCTGTGGCATCGGCTATCCGGCTTGATTGGTTGA